Proteins co-encoded in one Coriobacterium glomerans PW2 genomic window:
- a CDS encoding MarR family winged helix-turn-helix transcriptional regulator, whose product MSARDAEPPEEARSESTHGRSQTRTSSDPVLDRANRILHGLGYCGHFLHFHAGGRSGRAPMLCLLAKYGGKMAQQEIGRHFDIQPGSLSEILAKLEADGLIERTRDRQDRRQLSIQLTQSGFKQAEQERCARERFKREAFSYLSEHEQVQLGAMLEAIRAAWEELDD is encoded by the coding sequence ATGAGCGCACGGGACGCAGAGCCACCGGAGGAGGCGCGCAGCGAGTCGACCCATGGCCGCAGTCAGACGAGAACCTCGAGCGATCCGGTGCTCGACCGCGCAAACCGTATCCTGCACGGACTCGGTTACTGCGGTCACTTTCTTCATTTCCACGCCGGCGGCAGATCAGGCCGAGCGCCGATGCTGTGCCTGCTCGCCAAATACGGCGGAAAGATGGCTCAGCAGGAGATCGGGAGACACTTCGACATCCAGCCCGGATCGCTCTCGGAGATCTTGGCGAAGCTAGAGGCTGACGGCCTTATCGAGCGGACAAGGGACCGGCAGGATCGCCGTCAGCTCTCCATACAGCTCACGCAATCCGGTTTTAAACAGGCCGAGCAGGAACGCTGCGCTCGAGAGCGCTTCAAGCGCGAGGCGTTCTCCTACCTGAGTGAACACGAGCAGGTGCAACTCGGCGCGATGCTCGAAGCCATCCGAGCCGCATGGGAGGAGCTCGATGATTAA
- a CDS encoding ABC transporter ATP-binding protein yields the protein MIKTLMGSIREYRRASIATPIIVTGEVVMEVAIPFTTAQLINTIQAGATLQQLLGYAAVLILMALASLAFGIGAGITCSDASCGFAKNLRHDLFQSVQRFSFANIDQFASSSLVTRMTTDVTNVQMAYMMIIRTAVRCPLTMICGIVMGFVMGGPLAIVFVAIVPLLGFGLVMVIRKAIPIFRSVFHKYDALNESVEENVTGMRDVKSYVRQDFERKKFGAAAEDVCRDFTRVEKILALNAPMMYLAVFVVFTVIVQFGSWLIVSTHGAALNVGQFSALTVYGFMILMSLMMLSMVFALIAIAQEGAHRIVEVIESEPTIENPEKPIRELRDGSIDFDDVTFMYSEKAEHRALAEIDLHIKAGETLGIMGGTGSAKTSLIQLIPRLYDTTEGTVRVGGVDVRDYDLEFLRNQVAVVLQKNVLFSGTIKENLRWGKEDATDDEIFEVCKLAQADEFIQGFPDKYDTYIEQGGTNVSGGQKQRLCIARALLKHPRVLIFDDSTSAVDTRTDALIRQGLSNYLPDATKIIIAQRTASVEHADRILVLDNGHIAGLGTHDELMADCEIYRDTYLSQNRTGEVEGLAEDALVEFEQNLETQTEKQAKTLKGGEVDAH from the coding sequence ATGATTAAAACGCTTATGGGCAGCATCAGAGAGTACAGGCGGGCATCCATCGCAACACCGATCATCGTCACGGGCGAGGTGGTGATGGAGGTGGCGATACCCTTCACCACCGCCCAGCTCATCAACACCATTCAGGCGGGCGCAACCCTGCAGCAGCTGCTCGGCTACGCCGCGGTGCTGATTCTGATGGCCCTGGCCTCGCTCGCCTTCGGCATCGGTGCGGGAATCACCTGCTCGGACGCGTCATGTGGCTTCGCCAAGAACCTCAGGCACGACCTGTTCCAAAGCGTGCAGCGCTTCTCGTTCGCCAACATCGACCAGTTCGCTTCGTCCTCGCTCGTGACGCGCATGACGACCGATGTCACAAACGTTCAGATGGCGTATATGATGATCATCCGCACGGCGGTCCGCTGCCCGCTGACGATGATCTGCGGCATCGTCATGGGCTTCGTCATGGGCGGGCCGCTCGCCATCGTGTTCGTCGCCATCGTACCGCTGCTGGGTTTCGGGTTGGTCATGGTCATCCGCAAGGCCATCCCGATCTTCCGCAGCGTGTTTCACAAGTATGACGCGCTCAATGAGTCGGTCGAGGAGAACGTCACCGGGATGCGCGACGTGAAGTCCTATGTTCGACAGGATTTCGAGCGAAAGAAATTCGGTGCCGCAGCCGAGGACGTGTGCCGCGACTTCACCCGCGTGGAGAAGATCCTCGCGCTCAACGCGCCGATGATGTATCTTGCGGTATTCGTGGTGTTCACCGTCATCGTCCAGTTCGGATCCTGGCTCATCGTCTCCACCCATGGGGCCGCCCTGAATGTCGGGCAGTTCTCCGCCCTGACTGTATACGGCTTCATGATCCTGATGAGTCTCATGATGCTCTCGATGGTCTTCGCGCTGATCGCGATCGCACAGGAGGGGGCGCATCGCATCGTCGAGGTCATCGAGAGCGAACCCACTATCGAGAATCCGGAGAAACCGATCCGCGAGCTGCGCGACGGATCTATCGATTTTGATGACGTGACGTTCATGTACTCGGAAAAGGCCGAGCACAGAGCCCTCGCTGAGATCGACCTGCACATCAAAGCCGGTGAGACCCTGGGGATCATGGGGGGCACGGGTTCGGCGAAGACCTCGCTCATCCAGCTCATTCCTCGCCTGTATGATACGACCGAGGGAACCGTGCGCGTCGGCGGCGTGGACGTCCGCGACTACGATCTCGAGTTTCTGCGCAACCAGGTCGCGGTCGTGCTTCAGAAGAACGTCTTGTTCTCTGGAACCATCAAGGAGAACCTCCGCTGGGGCAAGGAGGACGCCACCGACGACGAGATCTTTGAGGTCTGCAAGCTCGCGCAGGCAGACGAATTCATCCAGGGCTTCCCGGACAAGTACGACACCTATATAGAGCAGGGCGGCACGAATGTCTCCGGGGGCCAGAAGCAACGGCTGTGCATCGCCCGCGCTCTGCTCAAGCATCCGCGCGTGCTGATATTCGACGACTCGACCTCGGCTGTGGACACAAGGACCGATGCGCTGATCCGACAGGGTCTCTCAAACTATCTGCCCGATGCCACAAAGATCATCATCGCGCAGCGCACCGCCTCGGTCGAGCACGCCGATCGAATCCTGGTGCTCGACAACGGGCACATAGCCGGTCTCGGCACCCATGATGAGCTGATGGCGGACTGCGAGATATACCGAGACACCTATCTCTCGCAGAACCGCACCGGCGAGGTCGAGGGGCTTGCAGAGGATGCTTTGGTGGAGTTTGAGCAGAATCTGGAGACGCAAACCGAGAAGCAAGCGAAGACCCTGAAAGGGGGCGAGGTCGATGCGCACTGA